The following are encoded in a window of Coleofasciculus sp. FACHB-1120 genomic DNA:
- a CDS encoding peptidase domain-containing ABC transporter: MTHTTISIKEILAGISPFNQLPSAVLEKVAAKFQFLRYRMGQAMFVRETMPAQIAIIYQGQARLLGYDPRSQAPVTLKLLEPGEILGWVSLIRGTPCETAIASTETICLILPAADFLALLNQERSFAAAFETRCSLIEVFDLIGEELARQADGTTNLKELALKAVSDATILNLPPGKTPLSKIDPDWVWLVSGGTVADFPVGSRLIPIAPANLHVEGARGVRLLGLQKSILFPSESKGAIAPSASLAPTTGWEAIPYAPEQPPAGETTPFKQEKHPYIYGRGRLDATLACFQMLSQHLGIPFRRDVIKRVLVNHLKHTENLSLQFCGAVAELTGLSTQLIKVPAAAVCRLQAPAMISWQDSFAILYKISDRELVLAVPEVGILRKKPAQFMEAWGPEGEVLLLRPTKEASKERFSLRWFLPSIYRYRKVLIEVLIASIFIQIFGLVNPLMTQVIIDKVLVQNSIDTLSVLGIFLVVVAAVEAVLTSLRTHLFVDTTNRMDLALGSEVISHLLRLPLSYFERRPVGELATRVNELENIRSFLTGTALTVVLDAIFSVIYIVVMLIYSGVLTLVALATVPLFALLTLGVSPIIRQQSRVKAERNAETHSYLVEVLSGIQTVKAQNLELRSRWQWQERYGRYISAGFKTVSTSTTASSVSSFLNKLSSLLVLWAGAYLVLKGELTLGQLIAFRILSGYVTSPLLRLVQLWQNFQETALSIERLGDVLDANLEADEADRHNILMPAIQGSVKFENVSFSFNPSGSLQLSNINLEFPAGLFIGIVGQSGSGKSTLTKLLPRLYEPRSGRIIIDDYDISKVELYSLRRQIGMVLQDTLLFDGTVQENIALTNPDASGEEIIEAAKVAFAHDFIMALPNGYNTRVGERGSALSGGQRQRIAIARTVLQNPQLLILDEATSALDYNAERQVCLNLASTFRDRTVFFITHRLTTIRNANLILMMDQGSVVEQGTHDELMALRGRYYCLYQQQEAQL; this comes from the coding sequence ATGACCCATACGACAATTAGTATCAAAGAAATTCTCGCTGGTATATCTCCGTTTAATCAACTGCCATCTGCTGTCTTAGAAAAAGTTGCAGCAAAATTTCAATTTTTGCGCTACCGCATGGGACAGGCAATGTTTGTGCGGGAAACCATGCCAGCACAAATTGCCATTATCTATCAAGGGCAAGCCCGACTTTTAGGTTATGACCCCCGGAGCCAAGCACCTGTCACCCTGAAATTATTAGAACCCGGAGAAATTCTCGGATGGGTTAGCTTAATTCGGGGAACTCCTTGCGAAACCGCGATCGCTTCTACAGAAACTATTTGTTTAATCCTCCCAGCCGCCGATTTTTTAGCTTTATTAAACCAGGAACGCTCATTTGCGGCTGCTTTTGAAACCCGTTGTTCTTTAATTGAAGTCTTCGATCTGATTGGGGAAGAATTGGCGCGTCAAGCGGACGGGACAACCAATCTCAAAGAACTGGCTTTAAAAGCGGTTTCAGACGCAACGATTCTCAACTTACCACCCGGAAAAACTCCCCTTAGCAAGATAGATCCCGACTGGGTATGGCTGGTGAGTGGTGGAACCGTCGCTGATTTCCCCGTGGGAAGCCGCTTAATCCCGATTGCACCTGCAAATTTACACGTAGAAGGCGCGAGAGGGGTTCGTTTATTGGGCTTGCAGAAGTCCATCCTGTTTCCCTCGGAATCGAAAGGCGCGATCGCGCCATCAGCTTCCCTTGCCCCTACAACTGGCTGGGAAGCGATTCCCTATGCGCCAGAACAGCCTCCTGCCGGGGAGACGACGCCCTTTAAACAGGAGAAACACCCCTACATTTACGGGAGAGGTCGTTTGGATGCAACATTAGCTTGTTTCCAAATGCTGTCTCAGCACTTAGGGATACCTTTCCGGCGGGATGTGATCAAGAGAGTCTTAGTCAATCACCTCAAGCACACAGAGAACTTATCCCTGCAATTTTGCGGTGCGGTGGCTGAGCTAACTGGGTTGAGTACGCAATTAATTAAAGTGCCTGCGGCTGCGGTGTGTCGCCTGCAAGCTCCCGCCATGATTAGCTGGCAAGATAGTTTTGCGATTCTTTACAAAATTAGCGATCGCGAGTTAGTGCTGGCGGTGCCAGAAGTTGGCATCTTACGCAAAAAACCAGCCCAATTCATGGAAGCGTGGGGGCCAGAAGGGGAAGTTCTGCTACTCCGACCCACAAAAGAAGCTTCTAAAGAGCGGTTTAGTCTGCGTTGGTTTTTACCTTCTATCTACCGCTATCGCAAGGTTTTAATAGAAGTTTTAATTGCTTCTATTTTTATACAAATCTTTGGTTTAGTAAATCCCCTGATGACTCAGGTGATTATTGACAAAGTTCTTGTACAAAACAGTATTGATACTTTATCTGTTTTAGGCATTTTCTTAGTCGTCGTCGCTGCCGTCGAAGCCGTTTTGACCAGTTTACGCACGCATTTATTTGTTGATACCACCAACCGGATGGACTTGGCTTTAGGCTCAGAGGTCATCAGTCACCTTTTACGCCTGCCTTTGTCTTATTTTGAACGGCGACCTGTCGGGGAACTTGCTACTCGCGTTAATGAGCTAGAAAATATTCGCTCCTTCCTGACCGGAACTGCCTTAACTGTAGTGTTAGATGCTATCTTTTCAGTCATCTACATTGTGGTGATGTTAATTTACAGTGGAGTGCTAACGCTAGTCGCATTAGCGACAGTGCCGCTGTTTGCTTTGCTAACACTTGGAGTGTCACCGATCATTCGGCAGCAGTCGCGGGTGAAAGCAGAGCGCAACGCCGAAACTCACTCTTATTTAGTGGAAGTTCTGTCAGGAATCCAGACAGTTAAAGCACAAAATTTAGAATTGCGATCGCGCTGGCAATGGCAAGAGCGTTATGGTCGTTATATCAGTGCTGGATTTAAGACAGTTTCCACTTCTACGACTGCTAGTTCCGTAAGTAGTTTTCTCAATAAGCTCTCCAGTTTGTTAGTGTTATGGGCTGGAGCTTATTTAGTCCTAAAAGGAGAGTTAACATTAGGACAATTGATCGCTTTCCGCATCCTTTCCGGTTATGTAACCAGTCCGTTATTGCGATTAGTACAACTGTGGCAAAACTTTCAGGAAACCGCTTTATCTATTGAGCGACTAGGCGATGTTCTCGACGCCAATCTAGAAGCAGATGAAGCCGATCGCCACAACATTCTCATGCCAGCCATTCAAGGAAGCGTGAAGTTTGAAAATGTTTCTTTCAGCTTCAACCCTAGCGGCTCTCTTCAGTTAAGTAACATTAATCTGGAATTTCCAGCAGGGCTATTTATCGGGATCGTGGGACAAAGTGGATCGGGTAAAAGTACCTTGACAAAACTTTTGCCTAGACTCTATGAGCCAAGATCGGGACGGATTATCATTGATGACTATGATATTAGTAAGGTAGAACTTTATTCCTTGCGGCGTCAGATTGGAATGGTACTTCAAGATACTCTCTTGTTTGATGGGACAGTGCAGGAAAATATCGCGCTAACCAATCCAGATGCTAGCGGCGAGGAAATCATTGAAGCTGCCAAGGTAGCTTTTGCCCACGACTTTATCATGGCTTTGCCGAACGGCTACAACACTCGCGTCGGAGAACGAGGTTCTGCCTTATCCGGGGGACAAAGACAGCGAATCGCGATCGCGCGTACCGTTTTACAAAATCCTCAGTTACTGATTTTAGACGAAGCTACCAGTGCTTTAGACTACAACGCCGAGCGACAAGTGTGTTTAAATCTCGCCTCGACATTCCGCGATCGCACTGTGTTTTTTATTACCCATCGTTTAACTACAATTAGAAATGCCAATCTGATTTTGATGATGGATCAAGGTTCAGTCGTTGAACAGGGCACTCATGATGAATTAATGGCTCTCAGAGGTCGCTACTACTGTCTGTATCAACAACAAGAAGCTCAACTATAG